The following proteins come from a genomic window of Triticum aestivum cultivar Chinese Spring chromosome 6A, IWGSC CS RefSeq v2.1, whole genome shotgun sequence:
- the LOC123129349 gene encoding putative receptor-like protein 8, which produces MTLVNLSTIVHWLPVVNMLPTLKVLRLMSCQLKTCSNSLQLSNLTSIETLDLSENDFHGPFPDEICNMTTIVELDLSFNNLVGMIPSNMKNLCNLETLSFSGNNMNGSITELFHRLPNCSQNKLQGLSSRYNNLSGSLPTTLVEPLRNLSWIDLGHNKLTGQLPVWIGELTELRILALNSNNLDGVIHEGHLSLELTKFVNLQYLDLAYNNISGSIPRSISNCTGMAQTRGNSDNLRYAFNYISGVNDNVLVVYSENFTVLTKGQERLYTGEFIYMVNLDLSCNSLTGAIPADISTLVALKSLNLSWNNFNGKIPANIGALMQVESLDLSHNELSGEIPSSLSALTSLSRLNLSYNNLRGKIPTGNQLQTLEDQASIYIGNPGLCGPPLSLNCSQSKPIPGENHGDACDGNVVSSFIATGSGYVMGLWVVFCTFLFKRRWRVSWYSLCDSLYDRVYVQVAVTWASLRGKKEAKTGAVSPQQITEVQVSIPTSQTQIHSLVAGTGEEGRGSGKEALGWLGVVGEFFHRIAASPLDGVSVRPRHRPPDCQAYTEH; this is translated from the exons ATGACCTTAGTGAATCTCAGTACAATTGTTCACTGGCTTCCAGTGGTGAACATGCTTCCAACTCTAAAAGTTCTTCGTCTTATGTCTTGCCAACTTAAAACTTGCAGTAATTCTCTTCAGCTCTCAAATTTGACATCTATTGAAACACTCGACCTTTCGGAAAACGACTTCCATGGTCCGTTTCCAGACGAGATATGTAATATGACCACCATTGTGGAGCTTGATTTATCATTTAATAACCTTGTGGGCATGATACCTTCCAATATGAAGAACCTATGTAACTTGGAGACATTGTCCTTTTCCGGAAATAATATGAACGGGAGTATAACAGAATTATTCCATCGATTACCCAATTGTTCACAGAATAAACTACAGGGGTTGTCTTCCAGGTACAACAATCTGAGTGGAAGCCTTCCAACTACACTAGTAGAACCTTTAAGAAACCTAAGCTGGATAGATCTCGGTCATAACAAACTCACTGGTCAATTGCCAGTGTGGATAGGAGAGCTCACAGAGCTAAGAATTTTGGCCCTTAACTCCAACAACCTGGATGGGGTCATCCATGAAGGCCATTTATCAC TTGAGCTTACGAAGTTTGTTAATCTGCAATATTTGGACCTTGCGTACAACAATATATCAGGGAGCATACCGAGATCTATTAGTAATTGCACAGGCATGGCACAAACAAGAGGCAACTCTGATAATCTTCGGTATGCCTTCAATTATATATCTGGGGTTAATGACAATGTACTAGTTGTCTACAGTGAGAATTTCACAGTACTCACGAAAGGTCAAGAGAGATTATATACAGGAGAATTCATATATATGGTGAATCTTGATTTATCTTGTAATAGTCTTACCGGAGCGATACCCGCAGATATCAGCACTCTCGTCGCATTGAAGAGCCTGAACTTATCATGGAACAATTTCAATGGAAAAATCCCTGCGAATATTGGTGCCTTGATGCAAGTGGAGTCACTCGACCTGTCACACAATGAGTTGTCCGGTGAAATCCCTTCAAGCTTATCGGCTCTAACATCATTGAGTCGTCTGAACCTGTCCTACAACAATCTGAGAGGAAAGATACCAACTGGAAATCAACTGCAAACACTTGAAGACCAGGCATCTATTTATATTGGCAACCCGGGTCTCTGCGGTCCTCCTCTCTCGCTGAATTGTTCACAGTCCAAGCCAATTCCAGGAGAAAATCATGGAGATGCATGTGACGGCAACGTGGTTTCGTCTTTCATCGCCACGGGTTCCGGATATGTGATGGGTCTCTGGGTGGTCTTCTGCACGTTCTTGTTCAAGAGGAGATGGAGAGTTTCGTGGTACTCGCTCTGCGACAGCCTGTATGACCGGGTTTATGTGCAAGTGGCTGTTACCTGGGCTTCCTTGAGAGGTAAAAA AGAAGCAAAAACGGGCGCCGTCAGTCCACAGCAGATTACAGAAGTACAGGTCTCCATCCCCACTTCACAGACGCAGATTCATTCCCTTGTTGCCGGCACCGGCGAGGAGGGCCGGGGCAGCGGGAAGGAGGCGCTGGGGTGGCTCGG